In Streptomyces sp. P3, one DNA window encodes the following:
- a CDS encoding ABC transporter ATP-binding protein has translation MSTPAAQHTPGPAPADGVAARSRGLTKAYGSGETAVIALDSVDVDIARGRFTAVMGPSGSGKSTLMHCLAGLDTVSAGQVWLGGTEITGLKERELTRLRRDRIGFMFQSFNLIPTLNAAENITLPMDIAGHKPDQEWLDQVIDTLGLRDRLRHRPAQLSGGQQQRVACARALASRPELIFADEPTGNLDSRAGLEVLAFLRQAVDDLGQTVVMVTHDPGAAAHSDLVLFLADGRLVDRMEQPSAEAVLERMKRFDVGRAPRSGSPLDDTADDAPEGRTESPLADAPEED, from the coding sequence TTGTCCACACCTGCTGCGCAGCACACCCCCGGCCCGGCCCCGGCCGACGGGGTCGCGGCGCGCTCCCGAGGTCTGACCAAGGCGTACGGCTCGGGCGAGACGGCGGTGATCGCCCTCGACTCGGTGGACGTGGACATCGCGCGCGGGCGCTTCACCGCCGTCATGGGACCGTCCGGCTCCGGGAAGTCCACGCTGATGCACTGCCTGGCCGGCCTCGACACCGTCTCGGCCGGTCAGGTGTGGCTCGGCGGCACCGAGATCACCGGGCTGAAGGAACGGGAGCTGACCCGGCTCAGGCGGGACCGGATCGGGTTCATGTTCCAGTCGTTCAACCTGATCCCGACACTGAACGCGGCGGAGAACATCACCCTGCCCATGGACATCGCGGGCCACAAGCCCGACCAGGAGTGGCTGGACCAGGTGATCGACACGCTCGGCCTGCGGGACCGGCTCAGGCACCGGCCCGCCCAGCTCTCCGGCGGACAGCAGCAGCGGGTGGCCTGCGCCCGGGCGCTCGCCTCCCGTCCCGAGCTGATCTTCGCGGACGAGCCCACGGGGAACCTCGACTCCCGGGCCGGGCTCGAGGTCCTCGCGTTCCTGCGGCAGGCCGTCGACGACCTCGGCCAGACGGTCGTCATGGTCACCCACGACCCGGGCGCCGCCGCCCACTCCGATCTGGTGCTCTTCCTCGCCGACGGCCGGTTGGTGGACCGGATGGAACAGCCTTCGGCGGAGGCCGTGCTGGAACGCATGAAGCGCTTCGACGTGGGCCGCGCCCCACGGTCCGGCAGCCCCCTGGACGACACGGCCGACGACGCGCCCGAGGGCAGGACCGAAAGCCCGCTCGCCGACGCTCCCGAGGAGGACTGA
- a CDS encoding toxin-antitoxin system HicB family antitoxin, translating to MAKTQLNVRVDEGTAQVARERATARGMSVNRYIEELVRQDAGEIGHTFVEAAGDFMKQYEALFAEEFGAEREGGTREGRR from the coding sequence ATGGCGAAGACCCAGCTGAACGTGCGCGTCGACGAGGGCACTGCCCAGGTCGCCCGCGAGCGTGCCACCGCCCGCGGCATGAGCGTCAACCGCTACATAGAAGAGCTGGTCAGACAGGACGCCGGAGAGATCGGCCATACGTTCGTCGAGGCCGCCGGTGACTTCATGAAGCAGTACGAGGCGCTCTTCGCCGAGGAGTTCGGCGCCGAGCGCGAGGGCGGCACGCGCGAAGGTCGCCGCTGA
- a CDS encoding fic family toxin-antitoxin system, toxin component, with protein MSDLRIDLAWLLMLAEQKTPGDPQVTDWGALVAAVARHQAEIFDVPVYDDPPARAAALLQLLIHVPALERSNALFACAVAYAYLVASGLKVVTSPEQVRDLARLVKNGEASVADIARELREWSG; from the coding sequence TTGAGCGACCTCCGTATCGACCTCGCCTGGCTCCTCATGCTCGCCGAACAGAAGACCCCGGGAGACCCGCAGGTCACCGACTGGGGCGCGCTGGTCGCGGCCGTGGCACGCCATCAGGCGGAGATATTCGACGTCCCCGTCTACGACGACCCGCCGGCCCGCGCCGCCGCACTGCTCCAGCTCCTCATCCACGTCCCGGCCCTGGAACGCTCCAACGCGCTCTTCGCGTGCGCGGTCGCCTACGCCTACCTGGTGGCCAGCGGCCTGAAGGTCGTCACCTCCCCGGAACAGGTCCGTGACCTGGCCCGGCTGGTGAAGAACGGGGAGGCGTCCGTGGCCGACATCGCACGGGAGCTGCGGGAGTGGAGCGGGTGA
- a CDS encoding class I SAM-dependent methyltransferase → MSIRSTSSGKVSGDLVHHPLFARWYPAVSSAAETRGGLAAVRERLLAGLSGRVVEIGAGNGLNFAHYPRAVAEVVAIEPERRMRALALEEALRAGIPVDVVPGAAEALPVKSEAFDAAVVSLVLCSVRDVPRALAELRRVLRPGGEVRFLEHGPGGGPAMRFTQRALDRTVWPHLAGGCHLTRDTVGALREAGFELGPYRRVLLPENGPRLPFSYCVTGTAWRPGAPG, encoded by the coding sequence ATGTCGATACGGTCCACGAGTTCCGGCAAGGTGTCCGGTGATCTCGTCCACCACCCGCTCTTCGCCCGCTGGTATCCCGCGGTCAGCTCGGCCGCGGAGACCCGGGGCGGTCTGGCGGCGGTGCGCGAGCGGCTGCTGGCCGGGCTGTCGGGCCGGGTCGTCGAGATCGGCGCGGGCAACGGGCTGAACTTCGCCCACTACCCGCGCGCCGTCGCGGAGGTCGTCGCGATCGAGCCGGAGCGCCGCATGCGGGCCCTGGCGCTGGAGGAGGCGCTGCGCGCCGGCATCCCCGTCGACGTGGTTCCCGGAGCCGCGGAGGCGCTGCCGGTCAAGAGCGAGGCGTTCGACGCGGCGGTGGTGTCGCTGGTGCTGTGCAGTGTGCGGGACGTACCGCGGGCCCTGGCCGAGCTGCGGCGGGTGCTGCGGCCCGGCGGCGAGGTGCGCTTCCTCGAGCACGGACCGGGCGGCGGCCCGGCCATGCGGTTCACACAGCGCGCGCTGGACCGCACGGTGTGGCCGCACCTGGCCGGCGGCTGTCATCTCACCCGGGACACGGTGGGCGCGCTGCGCGAGGCCGGCTTCGAGCTGGGCCCCTACCGGCGGGTGCTGCTGCCGGAGAACGGACCGCGGCTGCCGTTCTCCTACTGCGTGACGGGGACCGCGTGGCGGCCCGGAGCGCCCGGCTGA
- a CDS encoding triacylglycerol lipase: MQRRKRRIAAVLSAAATSLLLSLSVSAPTAHAAAHDPIVFVHGISSSSSSWDDWVAYFKADGYTAAELDAWTYSWSQSNATTAAQLATEIKNVRARTGASKVDVVVHSMGALSSRYYLKNLGGTAFVDDFVSVAGTNHGTSVASLCSWLYRSCAEMVTGSSFVTALNSGDETPGGVNYATYWSNCDAAVDPDSSALLSGATNVGVGCISHDDMNNDHGVYAQVRAFVE, translated from the coding sequence ATGCAGCGCCGCAAGCGTCGCATCGCCGCGGTCCTCTCGGCCGCGGCCACTTCGCTCCTTCTGTCACTGTCCGTCTCCGCCCCCACCGCCCACGCGGCGGCCCATGATCCGATCGTCTTCGTGCACGGCATCAGCAGCTCGTCGAGCAGCTGGGACGACTGGGTCGCCTACTTCAAGGCCGACGGCTACACGGCCGCCGAGCTCGACGCGTGGACGTACAGCTGGTCCCAGTCGAACGCCACCACGGCCGCGCAGCTGGCCACGGAGATCAAGAACGTGCGCGCGAGGACCGGCGCGAGCAAGGTCGACGTCGTCGTCCACTCCATGGGCGCGCTCAGCTCCCGCTACTACCTCAAGAACCTCGGCGGGACGGCCTTCGTGGACGACTTCGTCTCCGTCGCCGGCACCAACCACGGCACGTCGGTCGCCTCGCTGTGCAGCTGGCTGTACAGGTCCTGCGCCGAGATGGTCACCGGCAGCTCGTTCGTGACGGCCCTCAACTCCGGTGACGAGACGCCCGGCGGCGTGAACTACGCGACCTACTGGTCGAACTGCGACGCGGCCGTGGACCCGGACTCCTCCGCGCTGCTGAGCGGGGCGACCAACGTGGGCGTCGGCTGCATCTCGCACGACGACATGAACAACGACCACGGCGTCTACGCACAGGTGCGCGCCTTCGTCGAGTGA